A single region of the Chryseobacterium culicis genome encodes:
- a CDS encoding shikimate kinase, with protein MVISLIGYMGSGKSHISKILSEKINFKLIDLDKEISRRNKLTIPEIFEKKGEIYFRKLEREALEEILASEENVVLSLGGGTPVYYNNMEIINHNSKSFFLRTSVGTLVERLSKQKEKRPLIANISDEDLPEFIAKHLFERNQFYSKAQYTVGTDSREPEDIVNEIVEKLYL; from the coding sequence ATGGTAATTTCATTGATCGGATACATGGGAAGTGGCAAATCTCACATTTCCAAAATATTAAGCGAAAAAATCAATTTTAAATTAATTGACCTCGATAAAGAGATTTCAAGAAGAAACAAATTAACCATCCCGGAAATTTTTGAAAAAAAGGGAGAGATTTACTTTAGAAAACTGGAAAGAGAAGCCTTGGAAGAGATATTGGCTTCGGAAGAAAATGTAGTTTTAAGCCTTGGCGGAGGAACTCCTGTGTATTATAATAACATGGAGATCATTAATCACAATTCCAAAAGTTTTTTCTTAAGAACATCGGTAGGAACATTGGTAGAAAGACTTTCAAAACAGAAAGAAAAAAGACCATTGATTGCCAATATCTCGGATGAAGACCTTCCGGAATTCATTGCAAAGCATTTATTTGAAAGAAATCAATTTTACAGCAAAGCACAGTATACTGTAGGAACAGATTCCAGAGAACCGGAGGACATTGTTAACGAAATAGTAGAAAAGCTCTATCTCTAG